The Litchfieldia alkalitelluris genome has a window encoding:
- the cls gene encoding cardiolipin synthase produces the protein MLTWLIPAVLVINIALMAMMIFLERRSVSSTWAWVLVLAFLPIIGFALYLIFGRNLYKYKIFKWDEESYKELNQIIETQKEEIEIGGYRYYNSVVKEYGDLAYLNLNHGEAPITQNNKLDVFVNGKEKFNSLLHDIENAKSHIHLLYYVFRDDELGNLICDALANKAKEGVKVRFLYDAYGSRNLSKRFKQKIISAGGDVEVFFPTKLFSIKINYRNHRKLAIIDGDIGYIGGFNVGNEYLGLDEEYGKWRDTHLRITGDAVDFIQTRFILDWNQAAQHKLNIQDLKFKRKRHSDGVGIQIVASGPDSKSEYIKNGYLKMILSAKHYVYIQTPYFVPDQSILDSLRIAALSGVDVRIIIPNKPDQPFVYWAGLSYIGELLQAGVKVYTYENGFVHSKTMVIDDKVATVGTANFDMRSFRLNFEVNTFLYHSQVAKQLRSYYENDLDVSKEMTIEDYQKRRLCTKIKESISRLLSPIL, from the coding sequence ATGCTTACGTGGCTTATACCAGCTGTACTTGTAATAAATATTGCCTTAATGGCGATGATGATATTTCTTGAAAGGCGTAGTGTTAGTTCAACATGGGCCTGGGTATTAGTATTAGCATTTCTTCCTATTATTGGTTTTGCTCTATATTTGATTTTTGGAAGAAATCTCTATAAATATAAGATCTTTAAATGGGATGAGGAAAGCTATAAAGAGTTAAATCAAATAATTGAGACTCAAAAAGAAGAAATAGAAATTGGCGGATATCGCTACTACAATTCTGTTGTAAAAGAATACGGCGACCTAGCTTATTTGAACTTAAATCATGGGGAGGCACCAATAACTCAAAATAATAAACTAGATGTTTTCGTTAATGGTAAAGAAAAATTCAATTCGTTGTTACATGATATTGAAAACGCAAAATCTCATATTCACTTACTTTATTATGTATTTCGAGATGATGAACTAGGAAATTTAATTTGTGATGCTCTAGCTAATAAGGCAAAAGAAGGGGTGAAAGTACGATTTCTATATGATGCTTACGGTTCTAGAAACTTGTCAAAACGTTTCAAACAGAAAATAATAAGTGCTGGAGGGGATGTCGAAGTTTTCTTTCCAACTAAGTTATTTTCAATAAAGATTAATTATCGTAATCACCGAAAGCTTGCCATTATTGATGGTGATATCGGATATATCGGTGGTTTCAATGTAGGAAACGAATATTTGGGATTGGATGAGGAGTATGGGAAGTGGAGAGATACCCACTTAAGAATCACAGGGGATGCGGTCGATTTTATCCAAACCCGTTTTATTCTTGATTGGAATCAAGCAGCTCAACATAAATTAAATATCCAAGACTTGAAGTTTAAAAGAAAGCGTCATAGTGATGGGGTAGGTATTCAGATTGTAGCAAGCGGACCTGATTCAAAATCAGAATATATAAAGAACGGTTATTTAAAAATGATTTTATCAGCAAAACATTACGTCTATATTCAAACACCATATTTTGTACCTGATCAAAGTATTTTAGATAGCTTAAGAATTGCAGCTTTATCTGGTGTAGATGTCCGAATTATTATACCAAACAAACCAGATCAGCCTTTTGTTTATTGGGCAGGTTTATCTTATATTGGGGAATTATTACAAGCTGGAGTGAAAGTATACACCTATGAAAATGGCTTTGTGCATTCAAAAACAATGGTGATAGATGATAAAGTTGCAACAGTAGGTACAGCAAACTTTGATATGCGTAGTTTCAGATTGAATTTTGAAGTGAATACCTTCTTATACCACTCTCAAGTGGCTAAACAGTTAAGAAGTTATTATGAAAATGATCTTGATGTGTCGAAGGAAATGACGATAGAGGATTATCAGAAAAGAAGATTATGCACAAAGATAAAAGAATCTATCTCAAGATTGTTGTCTCCTATTTTATAA
- a CDS encoding ABC transporter ATP-binding protein, with protein MIFQLDSVYLRKDGIAILKEINWKVNKGEHWTLFGLNGAGKTALLNLLNAYEFPTKGKMVVLEKVFGKSPLGEELRTNIGLISSSLQQKLYPEDSAYEIVLSGGFASIGLYQTPTDKMREKAISLLKELGCIEYADRNYQTLSQGEKQRVLIARALMAEPQLLILDEPTNGLDFIAREKLLEAIEGIARKENSPTMIYVTHHVEEILPLFSKTLLLKQGEVFASGETEDMISSDKLTEFFELPVDVVWKNNRPLLSRKLVNSTT; from the coding sequence ATGATTTTTCAATTGGACAGTGTTTATTTGCGGAAAGATGGAATTGCCATTTTAAAAGAGATTAATTGGAAAGTGAATAAGGGTGAGCATTGGACATTATTTGGATTGAATGGGGCGGGCAAGACGGCTCTGTTAAATCTCCTCAACGCTTATGAGTTCCCAACGAAAGGAAAAATGGTTGTTCTTGAGAAGGTGTTTGGAAAAAGCCCACTCGGAGAAGAGCTTCGAACAAACATAGGCCTTATTTCTTCCTCCCTTCAACAAAAACTATATCCGGAAGATAGTGCTTATGAAATTGTGTTAAGTGGCGGATTTGCTTCTATAGGTTTATATCAGACTCCAACAGACAAGATGAGAGAAAAAGCGATCTCTTTACTTAAAGAATTGGGCTGCATCGAATATGCTGACCGAAATTACCAGACCTTATCACAAGGAGAGAAGCAAAGAGTATTAATAGCAAGGGCTTTAATGGCAGAGCCTCAGCTGCTCATTTTGGATGAACCAACTAACGGTCTTGACTTTATTGCTAGAGAGAAACTTTTAGAAGCGATTGAAGGGATAGCAAGAAAAGAAAATTCTCCTACGATGATTTATGTAACACATCATGTAGAAGAAATTCTACCACTATTCTCTAAAACTCTATTATTGAAGCAGGGGGAAGTTTTTGCTTCAGGTGAGACTGAGGATATGATTTCAAGTGACAAATTAACTGAATTTTTCGAGCTACCAGTTGATGTGGTTTGGAAAAATAATAGACCACTATTATCAAGAAAATTGGTGAATTCTACGACATAG
- a CDS encoding VUT family protein, with the protein MRLFLYLASIVLANVVTAKFAPLELGMFIIPMGTFLIGGTFIFRDLVQNKYGRKKTYMFIAGALLLSAFASYMLGDTLLIVLASAISFAVAETTDTEIYTRLKLPLSLRVFYSGLVGGFLDSVIFVVIGLSPIGAGFIPWEAVPAAIMGQVIAKTIIQGIGALIVSQFKDKMFNHTIPNNV; encoded by the coding sequence ATGAGATTATTTTTATACTTAGCTTCAATTGTTTTAGCAAATGTTGTAACAGCCAAGTTTGCACCACTTGAACTAGGGATGTTTATCATTCCTATGGGTACATTTTTAATTGGCGGTACTTTTATCTTTCGTGATTTAGTCCAAAATAAATATGGCCGTAAGAAAACATATATGTTTATTGCAGGAGCGTTATTATTATCTGCTTTTGCATCATACATGCTAGGGGATACGCTACTAATTGTATTAGCATCGGCGATATCATTTGCTGTTGCTGAAACAACCGATACCGAAATTTATACACGACTAAAATTACCTCTTAGTTTAAGAGTTTTCTATAGTGGATTAGTTGGTGGATTTTTAGATTCTGTTATTTTTGTAGTAATTGGTTTAAGTCCAATCGGTGCTGGCTTTATTCCATGGGAAGCTGTTCCAGCTGCTATTATGGGTCAGGTAATAGCTAAAACCATTATTCAAGGAATTGGAGCTCTTATTGTAAGTCAATTTAAAGATAAGATGTTTAATCACACTATTCCTAATAACGTTTAG
- a CDS encoding DUF2339 domain-containing protein — MKRNIDLEKLEKRVDDLRKEAHEIKVLILEIKREEGIHKNDDKVLRHIEVETKNEGNLPQKKQQNKRIENNEPVDWERQIGQVWLPRIFIFVLLLGIVWAFKAASDYGLLNNPIKVLLGYIAASFLIYIGHKQISENRAALGQVLLGGSIVLLFIVTFAAHVLYLLFPMFLALCANIIWLILGLYLGQRHNSQPLVIITAIGGYLIPFLLESASPNIPNFIIFETILYLSLLVFAINKKYAILYHIAFFFLHLTLLFGALLISNGNTELFAISILIQHAFLLIVFFMYSLFIKQQIGIMFTSFLLTLAWTKATYSDPQFEWVVLIFVLVYSVLSIVFWKSEVRRSTSLSITTIALATLLIHRFDIENILGVLLVQGLLSIYLGILAKSLMKQVIGAIIYVYSGLAIFSTMFTDIFSIEFINWILLLLSIYVITYFVPYFSWIKKKDWKTVYRILQITSMVLLLFFITLVINALTKNQSVNIQLMSVSFAWGIYAFGSIVFGFIREHKPLRVFGLILLFITLGKLLFVDLYFLSLFIRSILFIGLGSIGILGSRIFYQNKK; from the coding sequence ATGAAAAGAAATATAGACTTAGAAAAACTTGAGAAAAGAGTAGACGATTTAAGAAAAGAAGCTCATGAGATAAAGGTATTAATTTTAGAGATTAAGCGGGAGGAAGGAATACATAAAAACGATGATAAAGTACTTCGTCATATTGAGGTGGAAACTAAAAACGAGGGAAATTTACCACAAAAGAAACAGCAGAATAAGCGAATAGAAAATAATGAACCAGTTGATTGGGAAAGACAGATTGGACAAGTATGGTTACCGAGAATATTCATATTTGTTTTGTTACTAGGTATAGTTTGGGCATTTAAAGCGGCATCAGATTATGGATTACTCAATAATCCTATAAAGGTGCTGTTAGGTTACATCGCAGCAAGCTTCCTAATTTATATTGGCCATAAGCAAATATCAGAAAATAGAGCTGCTTTAGGACAAGTGTTGCTTGGTGGGAGTATCGTATTATTATTTATTGTGACGTTTGCTGCACATGTTTTGTACCTACTGTTTCCGATGTTTTTAGCTCTTTGTGCAAATATCATATGGTTGATATTAGGCCTTTATTTAGGACAAAGGCATAACTCCCAACCGCTAGTAATTATTACGGCAATTGGAGGATATTTAATCCCTTTCTTATTAGAAAGTGCGTCACCTAATATTCCGAATTTTATTATCTTTGAAACTATTTTATACTTATCTTTATTGGTCTTTGCCATTAATAAGAAATATGCCATTTTATATCATATTGCTTTTTTCTTTTTACACTTAACATTACTTTTTGGAGCCTTATTAATTTCGAATGGAAATACAGAATTATTTGCTATTTCAATCCTTATTCAACATGCATTTTTGCTGATTGTTTTCTTTATGTATAGTCTATTTATAAAGCAACAAATTGGGATTATGTTTACAAGCTTCCTATTAACATTAGCATGGACTAAAGCAACATATTCTGATCCTCAATTTGAATGGGTTGTTCTAATATTTGTCTTGGTTTATTCAGTATTATCAATTGTCTTTTGGAAAAGTGAAGTTAGACGATCAACTTCACTATCTATTACGACCATTGCTTTAGCTACTTTATTAATTCATCGTTTTGACATTGAAAATATTTTAGGGGTTCTCCTTGTTCAAGGTTTGTTGTCCATTTACTTGGGAATTCTGGCAAAATCTCTAATGAAGCAAGTCATCGGAGCTATTATTTACGTATACAGTGGTTTAGCCATTTTTTCAACGATGTTTACAGATATATTTTCGATCGAATTTATAAATTGGATTTTACTGTTACTTTCAATTTATGTAATTACTTACTTCGTGCCATATTTCAGTTGGATTAAAAAGAAAGATTGGAAGACTGTCTATAGAATATTGCAAATTACTTCAATGGTACTTTTGTTATTTTTTATTACCCTGGTAATTAATGCATTAACAAAAAATCAGTCGGTAAACATTCAACTAATGTCTGTATCTTTTGCTTGGGGCATATATGCGTTTGGCTCCATCGTTTTTGGATTTATCAGAGAGCATAAACCTCTTAGAGTATTTGGTTTGATTTTATTATTTATTACTTTAGGTAAGCTCTTATTTGTAGATTTATATTTCCTATCTTTGTTTATTCGATCAATCTTATTTATAGGACTTGGAAGTATTGGTATTCTAGGTTCAAGAATTTTTTATCAAAACAAAAAATAA
- a CDS encoding LbetaH domain-containing protein produces MKTSNKVMLGLTVASIAGKIIDNLILPNNVKKNTQTSFNLHRDKPVIDPTAFVHPVASIIGKVNIGKTVFVGPFASIRGDEGLRIHISNETNIQDGVVLHGLKNFDYTSVLFENAVYHNGEAYSIYINEKVSLAHQCQIHGPVKIDKNVFVGMQSFIFDSNINENVVIEPCARVIGVTIPSNRYVAAGKIVTSQEEADQLPEITPEYRYANFNKKVVDVNTELARGYNGDKSNGNN; encoded by the coding sequence ATGAAAACAAGTAATAAAGTTATGTTAGGTTTAACTGTTGCTTCTATAGCTGGAAAGATTATTGACAATCTAATCCTTCCTAATAATGTAAAAAAGAACACTCAAACATCGTTTAATTTACACAGAGATAAACCTGTAATCGATCCAACTGCCTTTGTCCATCCGGTTGCTTCAATTATTGGAAAAGTTAATATTGGAAAGACGGTGTTTGTTGGGCCTTTTGCTTCAATTAGAGGAGACGAGGGCCTTAGAATTCACATTTCAAACGAAACGAATATTCAAGATGGAGTGGTCCTGCACGGCTTGAAAAACTTTGATTATACAAGTGTACTATTTGAAAATGCAGTTTACCACAATGGTGAAGCATACTCAATTTATATAAATGAAAAAGTCTCGCTGGCACATCAATGCCAAATCCATGGCCCTGTAAAAATTGATAAAAATGTATTTGTAGGGATGCAAAGCTTTATTTTCGACTCTAACATAAATGAAAATGTCGTAATTGAACCTTGCGCTAGGGTCATTGGAGTCACTATTCCAAGCAACCGGTATGTTGCTGCAGGAAAAATCGTAACATCTCAAGAAGAAGCAGACCAATTACCTGAAATTACTCCGGAGTACCGCTATGCTAATTTTAACAAAAAAGTAGTGGATGTGAATACCGAGTTAGCGCGAGGCTATAACGGGGATAAATCTAATGGAAATAATTAA
- a CDS encoding Gfo/Idh/MocA family protein, with protein MIKFGVIGTNWITESFITSASNIEDFQLTAIYSRTEKRALEFGEKFHVDKVFTDLETMAKSDDIDAVYIASPNSLHSKQAVLFLNQGKHVLCEKPIASNVAELEDMVNAARNNNVLLMEALKTTLLPSFTQIKDNLHKLGEIRQYFASYCQYSSRYDAYKSGTILNAFNPEFSNGAIMDIGVYTIYPMVALFGKPKTVQATGIMLESGVDGEGSIIFNFGKMTGNVMYSKITNSYIPSEIQGENGSMIIDKIHTPEHVEIRYKDGSVEDLTIPMEFPPMYFEAKEFIDLIKSHTYESSINSFSNSLNTMSLLDDIRSQLGLVFPADKH; from the coding sequence ATGATTAAATTTGGAGTAATAGGTACAAATTGGATTACTGAATCCTTTATCACAAGCGCAAGTAATATAGAAGATTTTCAATTAACTGCTATCTATTCTCGTACTGAAAAACGAGCTTTAGAATTCGGGGAAAAGTTCCACGTTGACAAGGTTTTTACTGATTTAGAAACGATGGCAAAGAGTGACGATATCGACGCTGTGTATATTGCGAGTCCAAATTCATTACACTCAAAACAAGCCGTACTATTTTTAAATCAAGGCAAACATGTTTTATGCGAAAAACCAATTGCTTCTAATGTTGCAGAATTAGAAGACATGGTAAATGCAGCAAGAAATAACAATGTACTACTAATGGAGGCTCTGAAAACGACTCTGTTACCTTCTTTCACACAGATAAAAGATAATCTACATAAGTTAGGAGAAATTCGTCAATACTTTGCAAGTTATTGTCAGTATTCCTCAAGATATGACGCATACAAATCTGGTACCATTCTTAATGCATTTAACCCGGAATTTTCTAATGGTGCGATAATGGATATTGGGGTGTACACCATATACCCGATGGTAGCATTATTTGGGAAGCCAAAGACTGTTCAAGCGACTGGAATTATGCTCGAATCAGGCGTTGATGGTGAAGGAAGTATTATATTTAATTTTGGGAAAATGACAGGTAATGTTATGTACTCTAAAATTACTAATTCGTATATTCCTTCTGAAATCCAAGGAGAAAATGGTAGTATGATTATTGATAAAATTCACACTCCAGAGCATGTTGAGATTCGATATAAAGACGGTTCAGTTGAAGATTTAACTATCCCAATGGAATTTCCGCCAATGTATTTTGAAGCTAAGGAGTTTATTGATTTAATTAAATCTCATACCTACGAGTCCTCAATCAATTCATTCAGCAATTCACTAAATACAATGAGTCTGTTAGATGATATTCGCAGCCAACTTGGCTTGGTATTTCCTGCAGATAAACACTAA
- a CDS encoding C40 family peptidase → MYMLFDVNRVGNNLKVIKKTSDQLYNVSFYIDHYYLGNLSYLEGLTLKLPYYKARNLYIKADVLSNGYFYSMSEQHDILQIKNLREQDLLDVDYMAGDILVACDNVSGLPFGYMGHAAIVVDSKHIVEALPSRPIVRKTPISSFTENHPNHAVIRPRSSELGEKASEYALDYLEQFQNGEKTPEFNFTLKESLTEGEFIYCSKFVWMSYFHGAGYEIPNDHLWFAPEDLYTKTKENDNFEVVAIHPEFEFKVDL, encoded by the coding sequence ATGTACATGCTTTTTGATGTTAACCGTGTGGGGAATAACCTTAAAGTGATTAAGAAAACATCCGATCAGCTTTATAATGTATCTTTTTATATTGACCACTATTATTTGGGAAACCTTTCTTATTTAGAAGGATTAACCCTTAAATTACCTTACTATAAAGCAAGGAACTTATATATTAAAGCAGATGTTCTTTCAAATGGATATTTTTATAGCATGTCTGAGCAACATGATATTCTTCAGATAAAAAACCTAAGGGAACAGGATTTATTAGATGTAGATTATATGGCTGGTGATATCCTTGTTGCCTGTGACAATGTAAGTGGATTACCATTTGGGTATATGGGGCATGCAGCAATTGTTGTTGACTCCAAGCATATAGTAGAGGCACTTCCAAGTAGGCCTATTGTCAGAAAAACCCCGATATCTAGTTTTACAGAAAATCATCCAAATCACGCTGTGATACGGCCACGTTCAAGTGAGTTGGGAGAAAAGGCATCAGAATATGCGTTAGATTATTTGGAACAATTTCAGAATGGTGAGAAGACGCCTGAATTTAATTTTACGTTAAAAGAGTCGTTAACTGAGGGGGAGTTTATCTATTGTTCGAAGTTTGTGTGGATGAGTTATTTTCACGGAGCCGGATATGAAATACCAAATGATCACCTTTGGTTTGCTCCAGAAGATCTTTATACTAAAACAAAGGAGAACGATAATTTTGAAGTTGTGGCCATTCATCCAGAATTTGAATTTAAAGTGGATTTATAA
- a CDS encoding DUF7336 domain-containing protein, whose amino-acid sequence MYFVVIDIGCTECGESSNLIGIFTSKERAQAAKETYIKVNRLQNNSDHEFFIYQIEELDKIHQNSYEHLIKE is encoded by the coding sequence ATGTACTTTGTGGTTATTGATATTGGATGTACGGAATGTGGAGAGAGTTCAAATTTGATTGGTATTTTCACATCAAAAGAACGAGCACAAGCGGCTAAGGAAACTTATATTAAAGTTAATCGGTTACAGAACAATTCAGATCATGAATTTTTCATATATCAAATTGAAGAGTTGGACAAAATTCATCAAAATAGTTATGAGCATTTAATTAAAGAGTAA
- a CDS encoding bile acid:sodium symporter family protein: MQLLVSLNKFLEKHMPLITPIGVIIGVLFAGNLEGFAFLIPWIFAFITFSGSLSSNFSSLQRVVAHPFPLLIAMFILHIIMPLWAWSIGFITFHGDIYTMTGLILGMIIPTGITSFLWVTIYRGNIALTLSIILIDTLLSPFIVPLTLSLFVGERVEMDIIHIMKGLLGMVVVPSLIGMLLNQLTKGKVRDVWSPRLSPFSKLCLGIVVMINGAVVAPYLRNIDVKLVGIAVTVFIIAFTGYLFSFLLSTLLKRDKETVIALTFSGGMRNISAGAVLAVSYFPAAVAVPVVIGMLFQQILASLFGVVIDRYFQYKEVKKAKVA, encoded by the coding sequence ATGCAATTGTTAGTATCATTAAATAAATTTCTTGAAAAACATATGCCATTGATTACGCCTATTGGTGTGATCATAGGTGTTTTATTTGCTGGTAACTTAGAAGGATTTGCATTTCTGATACCATGGATATTCGCGTTCATTACTTTTTCTGGAAGTCTAAGTTCAAACTTTTCATCCCTCCAACGAGTTGTGGCACATCCATTTCCTTTATTAATTGCGATGTTTATATTACACATTATCATGCCATTATGGGCTTGGAGCATTGGCTTTATTACCTTTCATGGTGATATATACACTATGACTGGACTCATTTTAGGAATGATTATTCCTACAGGTATTACAAGCTTTTTATGGGTTACTATTTATAGAGGTAACATCGCTCTCACACTATCAATCATTTTAATTGATACATTATTATCACCATTCATTGTTCCGCTCACTTTATCTTTGTTTGTCGGAGAGAGGGTAGAGATGGATATTATACATATAATGAAGGGTTTGCTTGGTATGGTTGTAGTCCCATCTTTAATTGGAATGTTGTTAAATCAGTTAACTAAAGGAAAAGTAAGAGATGTATGGAGTCCAAGATTGTCTCCATTTTCAAAGCTATGCTTAGGAATTGTTGTGATGATCAATGGGGCAGTAGTTGCTCCTTATTTAAGGAACATAGATGTGAAGTTGGTAGGAATTGCGGTAACTGTTTTTATCATTGCATTCACAGGGTATTTATTTTCCTTTCTTCTAAGTACCTTACTTAAGAGAGATAAAGAAACTGTTATAGCTTTAACTTTTTCAGGAGGTATGAGGAATATTAGTGCAGGTGCTGTATTAGCCGTTTCCTATTTTCCTGCAGCCGTTGCTGTTCCTGTCGTGATTGGAATGTTATTTCAACAAATATTAGCTTCTTTATTTGGGGTAGTTATTGATCGCTATTTTCAATATAAGGAAGTGAAGAAGGCCAAAGTGGCATAA
- a CDS encoding VOC family protein encodes MLHHIELYVSNLNESKKFWEWFLNELGYQKYQQWESGISFKYENTYIVFVQVEERYTDVSYHRCRVGLNHLAFHAKSKEQVDSISDFLDAKGINILYKEKQPFAGGPLHYAVYFEDPDRIKVELVAP; translated from the coding sequence ATTTTACATCATATTGAACTTTATGTCTCAAACTTAAATGAGAGCAAAAAATTTTGGGAATGGTTTTTAAATGAGTTAGGGTATCAAAAGTACCAACAATGGGAAAGTGGGATCAGCTTTAAATACGAAAACACTTATATTGTCTTTGTACAAGTTGAAGAAAGGTACACTGATGTTTCTTATCACAGATGTCGAGTCGGTCTAAATCATCTTGCCTTTCATGCAAAATCTAAAGAACAAGTCGACTCGATTTCAGATTTTTTAGATGCAAAAGGAATAAACATCTTATATAAGGAAAAACAGCCTTTTGCAGGTGGACCTTTACATTATGCAGTGTATTTTGAGGACCCTGATCGAATTAAGGTAGAATTAGTTGCACCCTAG
- a CDS encoding DUF421 domain-containing protein, with product MEIIKDILVVYGRIVTIIPLLLIVTLLVGKRSIGEIPVFDFIIIITLGSVVGADIADPSVNHLPTAIAVISIGLLQRLIAGFAIKYRWFGKMVTFEPTIVIKNGEFMIKNMKRIRYSLDNILMMLREQGVFDSSDVELALIEANGNLSVHKKAEKNNVTIEDLKLQKKHVGIAYPVLVEGKIYTKILNQFNLDDKWLLQQFNKKGLKPEDIFFASLTANHEIQYSLFNNKSASYPEFLN from the coding sequence ATGGAAATAATTAAGGACATATTAGTGGTTTATGGTAGGATCGTCACTATCATACCATTACTATTAATTGTCACACTTTTAGTTGGAAAGAGATCTATAGGTGAAATTCCCGTATTTGATTTTATTATCATTATCACTTTAGGTTCTGTAGTTGGTGCTGATATTGCAGATCCGTCTGTAAATCATTTACCTACTGCTATTGCGGTGATTTCAATCGGTTTATTACAACGGTTAATAGCAGGCTTTGCAATTAAGTATCGTTGGTTTGGGAAAATGGTGACATTTGAGCCCACAATTGTCATTAAAAACGGGGAATTTATGATAAAAAACATGAAGAGGATTCGTTATTCTCTGGACAATATACTAATGATGTTAAGAGAACAAGGAGTATTTGATAGTAGTGATGTTGAACTAGCATTAATTGAAGCAAATGGAAACTTAAGTGTCCATAAGAAAGCAGAAAAAAACAATGTAACAATCGAAGATCTAAAGCTTCAGAAAAAACATGTGGGAATAGCCTATCCTGTCCTTGTTGAAGGAAAGATTTACACAAAAATATTAAATCAATTTAATTTAGATGACAAGTGGCTGTTACAACAATTCAACAAAAAGGGGTTAAAGCCTGAAGATATATTCTTTGCTTCACTTACTGCAAATCACGAAATCCAATATTCATTATTTAATAACAAAAGTGCTTCATACCCTGAATTTTTAAACTAA
- the pgmB gene encoding beta-phosphoglucomutase, with protein MNKRLEAVIFDMDGVIVDTDELYFIVNKAIADMLSIPFTYEDNEKIKGIRRMEIIEMMVERSGKDYSTSAKQELARLKNEHYLSLIENMDQSHVFPGMINFIEELKCNGLKVGLASSSSNQKKIIEKLGLTPFFDVMIDPYLLKRGKPDPEIFLTAADRLGVSYENCVAIEDGEAGMRAILATEMFSIGVGNGNEWVKQANWHVTHTTELTLSNLIERFH; from the coding sequence TTGAATAAAAGACTAGAAGCGGTAATATTTGATATGGATGGAGTCATTGTTGATACAGATGAGCTTTATTTTATTGTTAACAAAGCAATTGCGGATATGTTGTCTATTCCTTTTACATATGAGGATAATGAAAAAATAAAAGGGATACGGCGTATGGAAATCATAGAAATGATGGTAGAAAGAAGTGGAAAGGATTATTCAACTTCAGCGAAACAAGAGTTAGCTAGATTAAAAAACGAACACTATCTTTCCTTAATAGAAAATATGGATCAATCGCATGTTTTTCCAGGAATGATTAACTTTATAGAGGAATTAAAGTGTAATGGATTAAAAGTTGGTCTTGCATCGTCGAGTTCTAATCAAAAGAAGATTATTGAGAAGCTTGGGTTAACTCCTTTCTTTGATGTAATGATTGATCCTTACTTGTTAAAAAGAGGAAAACCAGATCCGGAAATATTTTTAACAGCTGCTGACCGTCTTGGAGTCAGCTATGAAAATTGTGTAGCAATAGAGGATGGAGAAGCAGGTATGAGGGCAATATTAGCGACCGAGATGTTTTCAATTGGTGTCGGAAATGGGAACGAATGGGTCAAACAAGCGAATTGGCATGTTACACATACAACTGAGTTGACTCTTTCTAATTTGATTGAACGTTTTCACTAG